A region of the Lysobacter sp. K5869 genome:
GTCGTTGCATGGTCGGGCTCCTGGCTGGGGTGAGCTTGAATTATTGGAAGCCGCCGGCGCGTCCACAAACGAAGAATTCTCGTCCCAGGCAAAAGAAATCCTCGCAGCGAACGCGCCGGCCCGCGGCGATCAGGCCGCGGCGATCCAATCCTCGGCCAGCGCGCGCGCCGCGTCGGCGAGGATCGCGCTGCGCTGCTCGTCCTCGCCCTTCGCTTGAGTCAGATAAGTCGCGATCAACACCGGCTTGCGGCCGGTCGGCCAGACGATGGCGATGTCGTTGGTGGTGCCGTTGCCGCTGCCGGTCTTGTCGCCGATACGCCAATCCTTCGGCAGGCCGGCGCGCAGGCGCTTGTCGCCGGTCTGGTTGGCGATCAGCCAATCGGTGAGCTGCTGGCGCGAGGCCGCGCTCAGCGCTTCGCCGAGCAACAGCGTGCGCATCGATGCGACCATCGCGTTCGGCGAGGTGGTGTCGCGCGGATCGCCCGGGATTGCCGAATTCAGTTCGGGCTCGTTGCGGTCCAGGCGCGTGACCGGGTCGCCGATGCCGCGCAGGAACTTCGTCAGCCCGGTCGGATGGCCGATCAGCGGCAGCAGCAGATTCGCGGCCGGGTTGTCGCTCAGCGTCATCGTCGCCTCGCACAACTGCGCGAGGCTGGCGTCGCCGCCGGCCTCGGCGATCGGGCCGGTGAACGGCGCGTGCGGCACCAGCGCGGACTTGGGCACGGCGATGCGCTGCTGCAGTTCGAGATCGCCGAGATCGGCCTTGCGCAGCACCGCCGCCGACAGCAGGAACTTGAACGTGCTGCACATCGCGAAGCGCTCGTCGCCGCGCAGATCGAAGCGGCGGCCGTCGCCGGTGTCGAGCAGCGATACGCCCAAGCGGCCGCCGCTGCGCTTTTCCAGTGCCGACAGCCGCGCGCGCAGCGCGGTGTCGGCCGCGGACGGCTTGTTCGGGCTCAGCGCCGCGGCGCCGAAACTGGCGGCGGCGCCGCCGGCGAGCAGCAAGGTGCCGGTGCATTGGAGGAACGCGCGTCGTTGCATGGGGGGACTCCTACGGGGCGATCCCCGATTATTCGCAGCGCGCCGTGGACCGGCAAACGAGGATTTCTCGCGGGAGGCAAAAGAAATCCTTGCAGCGAACCCAACGGGTGACGCGCTTTGCGCAACCGGTCGGTTGGCCCGGCGGTCGATGTTCGCGCGTAACCGAGCGTGTGGATGTGATCGCGCGCAGATCCGCCGACGGGCGCGTCGCTACGGTGGAGGCTCGTCCCCCGCTGCAGGTGCCGTCATGTCCAAGCTGAACCCGCTGTTCCTCGCATTCGCCGTCACGCTCGCGAGCGTCGCGCCGCTCGCCGTCGCCGCCCCAGCCGACGACCTTCAAGCCAAACGCCTGCAGAGCTATCAGGGCGTGCGCGCGCTGCTGTTCGCCGGCGTCCCGCTGACCGCCGTGTTCACGCCGGGCGCATGCGCCTCCGCGCCGCCGGGCACGCCGCCGGTCTCGGGCGGGTTCGTCGTGCGCGATTTCATCGAAGTGATCGGCAGCAATATCGGCTTCTCCAACCAACACATCACCCTGCGGCCCGACGGCGCCGCCGTGCTGGAGATCGCGCAATACCGCCTGCTGCCGGACGGCACCGCCACGGTGAAGACGAACTTCCTGTCGCCGACCACCTACCAGCCCGTATCGCCCGCACTGACCTTCCAGTGTGCCCTGGGCCGCGGCGTGGATTTCGCTCTTTAGCCGCGCAACTGCGATGAAGCGACTGTAGGAGCTGCGCAAGCTGCGACCGCGACATCGCGGCTAGGGCGGAACTTTCGCCGCGAGCGGAACCTCCGCGGTCGCGGCTCACGCCGCTCCTACAGGGAAAAACGAAGCTTTCGCCAGAGCCCGCGATATCGCAACGAAGCGACTGTAGGAGCTGCGCAAGCTGCGACCGCGACACCACAGCTACGACGAAACTTTCGCCGCAAGCGGAATCCCCGCGGTCGCGGCTCACGCCGCTCCTACAGGGAGAAACGAAGCTTTCGCCAGAGCCCGCGATATCGCAACGAAGCGACTGTAGGAGCTGCGCAAGCTGCGACCGCGACATCGCGGCTAGGGCGGAACTTTCGCCGCGAGCGGAACCTCCGCGGTCGCGGCTCACGCCGCTCCTACAGGGAGAAACGAAACTTTCGCCAGAGCCCGCGATATCGCAACGAAGCGACTGTAGGAGCTGCGCGAGCTGCGACCGCGACACCATAGCTACGACGAAACTTTCGCCGCGAGCGGAATCCCCGCGGTCGCGGCTCACGCCGCTCCTACAGATAGCCGCCGCGGCTTACGAAGCGATCGCTGGGCCTCAGTGATAAGCCCGAGCGGCAGAAGACGCCTGCGGCGTGTCGCCCTGCGCATGCGCCTCGCGCTGCGAAGCGAACAACCGCCAGCTCAACGCCGCCAGCACCAGCACACCGAATCCGCCGTACCACCATAACCACGCGAACCCATGCACCAAGGCCCGATGCGCCACCGCGCCCGCATCGGCGCCGAGCCCGAGCTGATGCGCTGCGCCCAAATCCCCCACCGCGATCCGCGTCGCCAACGCCCGCAACCCCGCGCCATCCAGCGCCGCACCCACCGCGCCGCGCAGATGCGAGGCGATCCCCGCGATCAGAATCAACCCCATCAACGCGATGTTGATCGCCAAGGTAATCAAGCGCGCGCTCATGTCGATCCCGGACGCCATGCCCGTGCGCGAAGCCGGCACCGACCCGGTCGTGGTGTTGCTCACCAAGGTGTTGGTCAAACCCAAGCCCACGCCCGAAACCACCGCCCCCGGCAGGATCGTTTTCCAACTGGCGGCTTCCGGCAGGCTCCCCGCGTACATCGCCAAGAACCCGACCCCGATCATCGCCAACCCCAACGGAATCACCCGCCCCGCGCCGAAACGCTGCGCCCAACGTTCGGCCAACGGCGGCATCGCCAGCGTCGGCACGGTGTAGGCGAGCAGGGCGGTGCCCGCGCTGACCGCGTCGTAACCCAGCGCGCTCTGGAAATAGATCGGCAGATAGATCATCAGCGGCCAGAAGCTGAAGTTCATCCCGATCGAGCCCATGATCGCCCCGGAAAACGCGCGGATGCGGAACACGCCGAAGTCGAACATCGGATGCGGATGGCGCCGTTCGATGCGCACGAACGCGATCAGGCTCGCCACCGCGGCGATCAACACGCCCAGCAACAGCGCATTGCCGTAGCCGGTCTCCGGTGCTTGCGTGATGTAGAACGTCAACCCCAACACCGCCAGCGACAGCGTCGCCAAGCCGGCGACATCGAGCCGATGGCTCTGCGCCTCGCGCGATTCCTGCGCGCCCAGCGCCACCATCGCCCAGGTCAGCGCCGCCAGCGGCGCGTGCACCAGGAACACCCACGGCCAGCTCGACAGCGCGACGATGCCGCCGCCGATGATCGGCCCGAACCCCAGACCGAAGCCGAACACGATGCCGAACACCGCGAACGCGTGGCTGCGCTCGCGGCCTTCGCGGAATTGGTGCGAGAGGATCGCGAACTGGCTGGTCAGCATCGCGCCGCCGGCCAAGCCTTGCAGAAAGCGGCCGCCGATCAGCACCGGCATGTTCGGCGCCAGCCCGCACAGCAGCGAAGTCAGGCCGAACGCGATCGTGCTGACGACGAACACACGCCGCCGCCCGTAGCGGTCGGCGAAGGTGCCGGCGGCCATCAGCACCGTGGTGCAGGCCAGGGTGTAGGCGTTCATCACCCACTGCAGATCGCGCAGGCTGCCGTGCAGTTGTTTTTCCAGGGTCGGCAGGATCACCGGCACGCTGGAGATCTCCAGGCCGAACATCAGCGCGGCCAGGCTGATCGCGCCGAGGGCGAGCGCATTGCGGGTCGAGACGGACAAAGTCATGGGGGCATCCGGTGAGTCGTCGGGCCAGCGCGGGCGAGCGGATGCGCCGCGGGCCCGTGGGCTTCGCGTGTGGGGCAGGGCGGGGCGAACGGGGACGCCGGCGGCTCAGCCTCGCGCGGGGCTGCTGCCAACGTCGTGGCGGTGGCCGGGCCGGTTCGCGCGAACCGGCCGAAGCGGCAAACCGCCGGCCGCCGGAGCGCGCGGCGCAGCGTCCCGGCGGCGGAGCCATTGTGTTCCCCGCCTACTCATGAGGGAAATGATTTGATTTTGTAGAATCCATCAACCGCCATCATCAATCGCGAGGCCCCCGCGATGGATTTCGACCCGACCTTGCTGCGCACCTTCGTCGCCGTCGTCGAAACCGGCGGCTTCACCCGCGCCGGCGAACGCCTGCACCTGACCCAATCGGCGATCAGCCACCAGATCCGCCGGCTCGAAGACCAAGTCGGCCGCGCCTTGCTCCACCGCACCACGCGCCGGCTGACGCTGACCGAAGACGGCGAAGACTTCCTGCGCCACGCGCAGCAAATCCTGCATTCGCTCGAAGCGCTGTCGCGCCGCTTCCAACCGTCCCCCATCGCCGGCAGCGTGCGCTTCGGCGTGCCCGAGAATTTCATCGGCGACCGCTTGCCCGGCTTGCTGCGCCAATTCGCTTGCGCGTTTCCGAACGTGCGCATGGACGTCAACGTCAGCATGAGCATGGATTTGCGGCAGATGGTGGACAACGACGAACTCGACCTCGCCGTCGTCATCGGCCTGCCCGAACGCAGCGGCGAACAAGTGCTGCGGCGCACGCGCTTCGTCTGGGTCGCCGCCGATCACTTCGACATCGCCGCCGGCCGCTCATTGCCGTTCGCGTTTTTCCCCTCGCCCTGCGTCAATCGCCACATCGGCGTGTCCGCGCTCGACGGCACCGGCGTGGACTGGCATGTGGTGTTCACCTCGCCGAGCCAACAAGGGCTGCTCGCCGCCGTCGCCGCGGGGCTGGGCATCACGGTGATGGTCGAAGACGACGTCGAACCCGGCATGCGCATCGTCGATGGCCACTACGGCCTGCCGAAACTGCCGCCGGCCGAATTCGTATTGCTGCGCCGCCCCGGCGCGTGCACACCGGCGGTGGCCGCTTTCGGTCGCATGATCGAAGAACTGCCCGATACCGCGCCGACCCCGGCTCGCACCCTGCGCAGCGCATAAGCGGTTTCTCGTAGGAGCGGCGTAAGCCGCGACCGCGCACCTACGCCGCCCGGCGCAAGCTGCCTGCGCGCGACATCGCGGCAGGTGTCGCAAGCACAGGATTCAATCGCCGGCTTCCGCGTTGGCGCGGTCGCGACTCGCGTCGCTCCTACAGGGAGCAATCGCAGCCACGTATCCCCCTGTAGGAGCGGCGCAAGCCGCGACCGCGCACCCACGCCGCCCAGCGCAAGCCGCCTGCACGCGGCATAGCGGCAGGTGTCGCAGGCACAGGACTCAAACGCCGGCTTCCGCGTTGGCGCGGTCGCGACTCGCGTCGCTCCTACAGGGCGCCACCGCAGCCACGTATCCCCTGTAGGAGCGGCGCGAGCCGCGACCGCGCACCTACGCCGCCCAGCGCAAGCCGCCTGCGCGCGGCATAGCGGCAGGTGTCGCAGGCACAGGACTCAAACGCCGGCTTCCGCGTTGGCGCAGTCGCGACTCGCGTCGCTCCTACAGGGAGCAATCGCAGCCACGTATCCCCCTGTAGGAGCGGCGCGAGCCGCGACCGCGCATCTACGCCGCCCGGCGCCGGCCACCTGCGCGCGACATCGCGGCAGGTGTCGTAGGCACAGGACTCAAACGCCGGCTTCCGCGTTGGCGCAGTCGCGACTCGCGTCGCTCCTACAGGGAGCAATCGCCGCCACGTATCCCCCTGTAGGAGCGGCGCAAGCCGCGACCGTGCCCCCACGCCGCCCAACGCCACCAACCTGTGCCCGCGATCACACCTCACCCCGCCCACAACCCCCGCCCACGCGCCCCCGGGCGCCGCCCGACCGAAACGCCGCGCGCCCAACCAAGCCCCACAAAAACCCGTGCCCTTAGACCAATAGACCCGTCACGCCCGCCTAGCTAGTATCGGCCGACCACCCCTGGGGCCCCACCACATGAAATTAGTCGCCACTCCGCTGGCGGTGCTCTGCGCCGCCATCCTGTCGATGCCCGCCTACGCGGCCAAGCCGGCCAAGGCGCCGAAAGCGCCGAAGACGCCGCTGTTCGAAACCAAGCGCCTGTCCGAGGAAGTCAAAATCCTCTCCTCCGACGAGTTCGAGGGCCGCGGCCCGGCGACCGCGGGCGAGAAGAAGACCATCGATTACCTCATCGCCCAGTTCAAGGCGGCCGGCGTCCAGCCCGGCGGCGACCTCAAGGACGGCAAGCGCCTGTGGACCCAGGCCGTGCCCCTGCTGCGCTCGGACATCAGCGGCACCCCGAGCCTGTCGGTGTCGGTGAAGAAGAAAGCCCGCCCGCTCACCCAGGGCAACGAGATCGCCGTGCGCGCCGCGCTCGACGGCTCCAAGGCGGTCAACATCAAGAACGCCCCGCTGGTGTTCGCCGGCTACGGCGTCAGCGCCCCCGAGCGCCAGTGGGACGACTTCAAGGGCGTGGACCTCAAGGGCAAGATCGCCGTCGTCCTGATCAACGACCCGGACTTCGAAGCCGGCGCCGGCCCGTTCGGCGGCAAGGCCATGACCTACTACGGCCGCTGGACCTACAAGTTCGAAGAAGCCGCCCGCCGCGGCGCGCTCGGCCTGCTGATCGTGCACGAGACCGACCCGGCCTCCTACGGCTGGAACACGGTCAAGAACTCCAACACCAACACCATGTTCGACGTCGTCCGCGACAACCCGGGCGGCAGCCACCCGAGCCTGGAAGGCTGGATCCAGCGCGACACCGCCGTCAGCCTGTTCAAGAGCGCCGGCCTGGATTTCGAAAAGCTCAAGAAGCAGGCCCAGACCCGCGAGTTCAAGCCGGTGCTGCTGAAGAACGTCACCTTCTCGGCCAACTACAACGTCGCCAGCGAAGTCATCACCTCGCAGAACGTCGTCGCCCGCGTCGAAGGCAGCAAGCGCGCCGACGAAACCGTCATCTACAGCGCGCACTGGGACCACCTCGGCATCGGCCAGCCCGATGCGAAGGGCGACACCATCTACAACGGCGCCGTCGACAACGCCACCGGCATCGCCTCGCTGATCGAAATGAGCCGCGCCTTCGCCAAGGCCAAGAAGCCGCTGCGCTCGGTCGTGTTCCTGGCCGTCACCGCCGAGGAAAAGGGCCTGCTGGGTTCGGAGTACTACAGCGCCAAGCCGCTGTACCCGCTGGCCAAGACCGTCGCCGTCATCAACACCGACGCCTTCGACCCGGGCGGCATCTCGCGCGACTTCACCACCTCCGGCAGCGCCAAGCAGGAACTGCTGGACGAACTGATCGCCACCGCGCAGAAGTGGAACGTCGTCTACACCCCGGACCCGGTCCCCGAAGCCGGCCACTTCTTCCGCTCCGACCACTTCCCCTTCGCCAAGCGCGGCGTCCCGGCGGTGTCGATCGGCTCGGGCGAAGACAAGGTCGACGGCGGCGTCGCCGCGGGCAAGGCCGAAGCCGACGCCTACATCCGCGACCGCTACCACCAGCCGGCGGACCAGTGGGAAGCGAGCTGGAGCTTCCAGGGGATCGCGCGGGATTTGCAGATCATCTACACGCTGGGCAGCGATCTGGCGAACTCGAACCGGTGGCCTAATTGGGCGGCGGATTCGGAGTTTCGGGCGGCTCGGGATGAGAGTGCAGAGCAGCGAGCGGCTAAGTAATAGCTAGGCAGTTGGCAAACGCCGCCCATTGGGCGGCGTTTTGCTTTTGAGATATCGATTCAAGGAGCGATACAGCGATGACCGCGCAAATTCCGGATCTTCTGATCAACGAGTGCGAAGCGCTGGACTTCTCCGGCCTCCATTTGCGTCGGGTGCTCAAGCACGTTCCAGAGAGTCGATACGGCTGGGATTTTCGGGAAGGTTATCGGCCCAAGGCCACGCCGACCCCGAGACGGGAAGTTAGGTGCTCGGCGCTTTGGGCGGGTTATCGATCGGTTTATCGGGTCGATGCATCGGCTCGGATCTCGCTGGTGGCTTTCGAATATTCATTCG
Encoded here:
- a CDS encoding M28 family metallopeptidase; translation: MPAYAAKPAKAPKAPKTPLFETKRLSEEVKILSSDEFEGRGPATAGEKKTIDYLIAQFKAAGVQPGGDLKDGKRLWTQAVPLLRSDISGTPSLSVSVKKKARPLTQGNEIAVRAALDGSKAVNIKNAPLVFAGYGVSAPERQWDDFKGVDLKGKIAVVLINDPDFEAGAGPFGGKAMTYYGRWTYKFEEAARRGALGLLIVHETDPASYGWNTVKNSNTNTMFDVVRDNPGGSHPSLEGWIQRDTAVSLFKSAGLDFEKLKKQAQTREFKPVLLKNVTFSANYNVASEVITSQNVVARVEGSKRADETVIYSAHWDHLGIGQPDAKGDTIYNGAVDNATGIASLIEMSRAFAKAKKPLRSVVFLAVTAEEKGLLGSEYYSAKPLYPLAKTVAVINTDAFDPGGISRDFTTSGSAKQELLDELIATAQKWNVVYTPDPVPEAGHFFRSDHFPFAKRGVPAVSIGSGEDKVDGGVAAGKAEADAYIRDRYHQPADQWEASWSFQGIARDLQIIYTLGSDLANSNRWPNWAADSEFRAARDESAEQRAAK
- the bla gene encoding class A beta-lactamase; this translates as MQRRAFLQCTGTLLLAGGAAASFGAAALSPNKPSAADTALRARLSALEKRSGGRLGVSLLDTGDGRRFDLRGDERFAMCSTFKFLLSAAVLRKADLGDLELQQRIAVPKSALVPHAPFTGPIAEAGGDASLAQLCEATMTLSDNPAANLLLPLIGHPTGLTKFLRGIGDPVTRLDRNEPELNSAIPGDPRDTTSPNAMVASMRTLLLGEALSAASRQQLTDWLIANQTGDKRLRAGLPKDWRIGDKTGSGNGTTNDIAIVWPTGRKPVLIATYLTQAKGEDEQRSAILADAARALAEDWIAAA
- a CDS encoding VirK family protein; translation: MSKLNPLFLAFAVTLASVAPLAVAAPADDLQAKRLQSYQGVRALLFAGVPLTAVFTPGACASAPPGTPPVSGGFVVRDFIEVIGSNIGFSNQHITLRPDGAAVLEIAQYRLLPDGTATVKTNFLSPTTYQPVSPALTFQCALGRGVDFAL
- a CDS encoding LysR substrate-binding domain-containing protein, whose translation is MDFDPTLLRTFVAVVETGGFTRAGERLHLTQSAISHQIRRLEDQVGRALLHRTTRRLTLTEDGEDFLRHAQQILHSLEALSRRFQPSPIAGSVRFGVPENFIGDRLPGLLRQFACAFPNVRMDVNVSMSMDLRQMVDNDELDLAVVIGLPERSGEQVLRRTRFVWVAADHFDIAAGRSLPFAFFPSPCVNRHIGVSALDGTGVDWHVVFTSPSQQGLLAAVAAGLGITVMVEDDVEPGMRIVDGHYGLPKLPPAEFVLLRRPGACTPAVAAFGRMIEELPDTAPTPARTLRSA
- a CDS encoding MFS transporter, whose product is MTLSVSTRNALALGAISLAALMFGLEISSVPVILPTLEKQLHGSLRDLQWVMNAYTLACTTVLMAAGTFADRYGRRRVFVVSTIAFGLTSLLCGLAPNMPVLIGGRFLQGLAGGAMLTSQFAILSHQFREGRERSHAFAVFGIVFGFGLGFGPIIGGGIVALSSWPWVFLVHAPLAALTWAMVALGAQESREAQSHRLDVAGLATLSLAVLGLTFYITQAPETGYGNALLLGVLIAAVASLIAFVRIERRHPHPMFDFGVFRIRAFSGAIMGSIGMNFSFWPLMIYLPIYFQSALGYDAVSAGTALLAYTVPTLAMPPLAERWAQRFGAGRVIPLGLAMIGVGFLAMYAGSLPEAASWKTILPGAVVSGVGLGLTNTLVSNTTTGSVPASRTGMASGIDMSARLITLAINIALMGLILIAGIASHLRGAVGAALDGAGLRALATRIAVGDLGAAHQLGLGADAGAVAHRALVHGFAWLWWYGGFGVLVLAALSWRLFASQREAHAQGDTPQASSAARAYH